Proteins from a single region of Hordeum vulgare subsp. vulgare chromosome 6H, MorexV3_pseudomolecules_assembly, whole genome shotgun sequence:
- the LOC123404230 gene encoding tyrosine-sulfated glycopeptide receptor 1-like, which produces MRTLHFSDKTHSKIYHIPSLGLALVLLICLASPSSSCTEQEKGSLLQFLAGLSQDGGLSATWRNGTDCCKWEGITCWQHGTVTAVLLPSKGLQGHISRSLGLLTGLQYVDLSHNSLSGGLPPELMSSRSITVLDVSFNQLNGTLQELPSPTPARPLQVLNISSNSFTGQFPSTTWKAMVNLMALNASNNSFTGQMPTQLCSTSPSLTVLQLCFNEFSGRIPPSLGNCSRLRELGAGYNKLSGAIPDELFNATSLEYLSLGCNNFTGKIPVSIGKLKKLEKLHLANNNMSGELPSALSNCTNLLIIDLKSNHFSGELTKVNFSNLRNLKTLDLWSNNFNSTVPESIYSCSNLIALRLSKNHLHGQLSSRIANLKHLSFLSLGKNNFTNITNALQILKSSKNLTTLLIGHNFRGEILSQDETIDGFGNLQVLDIQGCKFSGRIPVWISRAANLQMLLLCGNRLTGPIPGWISSLSHLFYMDVSSNSLTGEIPLTLTEMPVLKSIDNATQLDSTVFELPVYNGPALQYRVVTSFPAVLNLSNNNLTGVIPAQIGQLKVLAVLDFSFNKLSGQIPQSVCNLINLQVLDLSSNNLTGAIPASLNRLNYLSAFNISNNDLEGPIPSGGQFNTFQNSSFSGNPKLCVSVLTHKCDSALIPPSSIKETTKPRDKMAVFVIAFGVFFGGIALLLLLGRLIVFIRINGVRIRNRRENNGDVEETSFYSSSEQTLVVMRMPQGKTEGTKLKFADILEATNNFDKENIIGCGGYGLVYKAELPDGSKLAIKKLNGEMCLMKREFSAEVDALSMAQHENLVPLWGYCVQGNSRFLVYSYMENGSLDDWLHNRYDDAISFLDWPTRLKIAQGASMGLSYIHDICKPQIVHRDIKSSNILLDKEFKAYVADFGLARLILPDKTHVTTELVGTMGYIPPEYGQAWVATLRGDMYSFGVVLLELLTGRRPVTVLSTSKELVPWVLEMRSEGKQTEVLDPTLGGRGYEEQMLEVLETACKCVDNNQFRRPAITEVVSSLASIEAGP; this is translated from the coding sequence ATGCGGACACTCCATTTTTCCGACAAGACACACAGCAAGATATACCACATACCTTCCCTTGGCCTCGCACTTGTGCTGCTCATCTGCCTGGCCTCTCCTAGCAGTTCATGCACGGAGCAGGAGAAGGGCTCCCTTCTACAGTTCCTCGCCGGTCTCTCACAAGACGGTGGCCTCTCTGCTACATGGCGGAATGGCACGGATTGCTGCAAGTGGGAAGGGATCACCTGCTGGCAACATGGGACGGTCACCGCTGTCTTGCTGCCTTCGAAGGGCCTCCAGGGGCACATCTCACGGTCCCTTGGGCTCCTCACCGGACTGCAGTACGTTGATCTCTCCCACAACTCGCTGTCCGGTGGACTGCCACCGGAATTGATGTCGTCCAGGAGCATTACTGTCCTTGATGTCAGCTTTAACCAGCTCAATGGAACGCTCCAGGAACTGCCATCTCCAACCCCTGCCCGGCCTCTACAGGTACTAAACATCTCCAGCAACTCATTTACAGGACAGTTTCCATCCACCACATGGAAAGCAATGGTGAATTTGATGGCACTCAATGCCAGTAACAACAGCTTTACTGGGCAGATGCCAACTCAACTCTGTAGTACCTCACCATCCCTCACTGTGCTTCAACTGTGTTTCAACGAATTCAGTGGCAGAATCCCCCCAAGTCTTGGTAATTGCTCCAGGCTGAGAGAGCTCGGGGCTGGATACAACAAACTCAGTGGAGCAATCCCAGATGAACTCTTCAATGCAACCTCGTTGGAATACCTGTCTCTTGGATGCAACAACTTCACTGGCAAGATTCCAGTTTCTATAGGAAAGCTCAAGAAATTGGAGAAGCTCCATTTGGCCAATAACAACATGTCAGGGGAGCTGCCATCTGCTCTGAGCAACTGCACAAATCTCTTAATAATTGACCTCAAGAGCAATCACTTCAGTGGAGAACTTACCAAGGTCAATTTCTCCAACCTGCGCAATCTAAAAACTTTAGATCTTTGGTCCAATAACTTCAACAGTACAGTTCCAGAAAGCATATACTCATGCAGTAATCTGATAGCGCTGCGGCTATCTAAGAACCATCTACATGGGCAGCTCTCATCGAGAATAGCAAATCTGAAGCACCTCTCCTTCCTGTCACTTGGTAAAAACAATTTCACAAACATTACAAATGCACTTCAGATCCTTAAGAGCAGCAAAAACCTGACAACACTGCTTATTGGGCACAACTTTAGGGGAGAGATCCTCTCACAGGATGAAACAATTGATGGTTTTGGCAATCTTCAGGTTCTCGATATACAAGGTTGCAAATTTTCTGGGAGAATACCTGTGtggatatcaagggctgcaaactTGCAGATGCTACTTTTATGTGGCAATCGACTCACTGGGCCAATACCAGGCTGGATCAGCTCTCTAAGTCATCTCTTCTATATGGATGTGTCAAGCAATAGTCTTACAGGAGAAATCCCATTAACCTTAACCGAGATGCCAGTGCTAAAATCAATTGATAACGCAACTCAATTGGATTCAACGGTCTTTGAGCTGCCTGTTTATAATGGTCCAGCACTTCAATACCGTGTGGTTACATCTTTCCCAGCAGTGTTGAATCTAAGCAATAACAATTTGACAGGCGTGATTCCCGCACAGATTGGTCAGCTGAAAGTGCTTGCTGTACTTGACTTCAGCTTCAACAAGTTATCTGGACAGATCCCACAATCAGTCTGCAACCTCATAAACTTGCAGGTACTAGACTTGTCCAGCAACAATCTCACAGGTGCTATCCCAGCTTCGCTCAACAGACTGAACTACCTTTCGGCATTCAATATTTCAAACAATGACCTAGAAGGACCTATTCCATCTGGAGGCCAGTTTAATACATTTCAGAATTCTAGTTTCAGTGGGAATCCAAAGCTGTGTGTCTCTGTGCTAACTCACAAATGTGATTCAGCTTTGATACCTCCATCATCCATAAAAGAGACCACAAAACCACGAGATAAGATGGCTGTTTTTGTGATTGCATTTGGTGTGTTCTTTGGAGGCATCGCCCTTCTTTTGTTGCTGGGGCGGCTCATTGTATTTATCAGGATAAATGGCGTTAGAATAAGAAATAGAAGGGAGAATAATGGAGATGTTGAAGAAACTTCGTTCTACTCCAGTTCAGAGCAAACATTAGTGGTGATGCGGATGCCACAAGGGAAGACAGAAGGAACCAAGCTCAAATTCGCTGACATTTTGGAAGCCACAAATAACTTTGACAAGGAGAATATCATTGGATGCGGAGGTTATGGATTAGTCTACAAGGCAGAGCTACCTGATGGCTCCAAGCTGGCAATAAAAAAGCTCAACGGTGAAATGTGTCTGATGAAAAGGGAGTTCAGTGCCGAGGTTGATGCACTCTCCATGGCACAACATGAAAATCTTGTACCACTGTGGGGTTACTGCGTCCAGGGAAACTCGAGGTTCCTTGTATATTCCTATATGGAGAATGGTAGCCTGGACGATTGGCTGCATAACAGGTATGATGATGCTATCTCATTTCTTGACTGGCCGACGCGGCTCAAGATAGCACAAGGAGCAAGCATGGGCCTTTCTTATATCCATGATATCTGCAAGCCTCAGATTGTCCACCGTGACATCAAATCCAGTAATATCCTGCTGGACAAAGAATTTAAAGCTTATGTTGCAGATTTTGGGCTAGCCAGATTGATCCTTCCCGACAAAACTCATGTTACAACTGAGTTGGTCGGCACTATGGGTTATATCCCTCCCGAGTATGGGCAAGCATGGGTTGCTACATTGAGAGGTGATATGTACAGTTTTGGAGTAGTCTTGCTTGAGCTGCTCACCGGAAGGAGGCCTGTTACAGTCCTGTCTACATCAAAAGAACTTGTCCCATGGGTACTAGAGATGAGGTCTGAGGGTAAGCAGACTGAAGTCTTGGATCCAACACTTGGAGGAAGAGGATATGAAGAGCAAATGCTGGAAGTGCTTGAAACCGCTTGCAAGTGTGTTGATAACAATCAATTCAGAAGGCCAGCTATCACAGAAGTAGTCTCCTCCCTGGCCAGTATAGAAGCTGGCCCATAG